One segment of Bradyrhizobium sp. CB2312 DNA contains the following:
- a CDS encoding LysR family transcriptional regulator translates to MDWSDLRIFLAIAREGTLGAAARKIGQTQPTMGRRLRALETALGQVLFQRTAEGFVLTDEGTAVLRHAERIEEEALALERHASGAETQLDGMLRLSSSDWFGTVMLSPVIAAFGKRHPKVIVELLTDARLYSLPRREADLVFRIKPFSEPEVISRKLLHIPYALYGKKGSKPPRGGDGSGVRIVTMNTEFADMPDAVWLKRTLPKADVAARSNNRQAQAELCAGGGGLAVLPRPLGDRDRRLVALDIGTSPPGRDTYVGYHRDLRRLARLRALLDVVIERLA, encoded by the coding sequence ATGGATTGGAGCGACCTGCGCATTTTCCTTGCGATTGCGCGCGAAGGCACGCTTGGAGCAGCCGCGCGAAAGATAGGCCAGACCCAGCCGACGATGGGGCGGCGGCTGCGCGCGCTCGAAACGGCTTTGGGGCAGGTGCTGTTTCAGCGCACCGCCGAGGGGTTTGTTCTCACCGACGAAGGCACGGCCGTGCTGCGCCACGCCGAGCGGATCGAGGAAGAGGCGCTCGCGCTGGAGCGGCACGCCTCCGGCGCGGAGACGCAGCTCGACGGCATGCTGCGTCTGTCGTCGTCGGACTGGTTCGGCACGGTGATGCTGTCGCCGGTGATCGCCGCCTTCGGCAAGCGCCATCCCAAGGTGATCGTCGAGCTTCTGACCGATGCGCGTCTCTACAGCCTGCCGCGACGCGAGGCCGATCTCGTCTTCCGCATCAAGCCGTTCAGCGAGCCCGAGGTGATCTCGCGAAAGCTGCTGCACATTCCCTACGCGCTCTACGGCAAGAAGGGCAGCAAGCCGCCGCGCGGGGGTGACGGCAGCGGCGTCCGAATCGTGACCATGAATACCGAATTCGCCGACATGCCCGACGCCGTCTGGCTGAAGCGGACATTGCCGAAGGCGGACGTCGCCGCGCGCAGCAACAACAGGCAGGCGCAGGCCGAACTCTGTGCCGGCGGCGGCGGGCTCGCCGTGCTGCCGCGCCCGCTCGGCGACCGCGATCGGAGGCTCGTCGCGCTCGATATCGGTACGAGCCCGCCCGGCCGCGACACGTATGTCGGCTACCACCGCGACCTGCGGCGGCTGGCGCGTTTGCGCGCGCTGCTGGATGTGGTGATCGAACGGCTGGCATGA
- a CDS encoding serine hydrolase domain-containing protein produces the protein MRRREFLVGAALLAGTMARGRAAADIPAPSPEGLDRITAYFDNEVTSGRLPGAVILVQQHGKPVYLKTFGVRDTRTGLAMTSDTIFAIHSMTKPITCLGAMMLIDEGKLALTDPVSKYVPLFADTKVGIEVTEPDGKLKLDLVPPVRPVNIEDLLRHTSGISYDYIGGKWVEQAYKAANIFEGQFNNREFADRIARLPLARQPGTLWRYGHSTDVLGAVLEIISGQTLYEFLKQRILDPLGMTSTKFALATEGELARMARPLPNDFILLAGERDRLDHPEWQSGGGGLLSTITDYQRFAQMLLNGGEFEGKRYLSPAAFKAMTTDHIGPGSGVGRDYFYFPGDGFGYGYGLAVRTDPGNAKPPPPGSLGELKWDSGSGTYFGVDPKLDMVYLMMQQTQNERSRITPAFKALVYDCYPEGLRRP, from the coding sequence ATGAGACGCCGTGAATTTCTGGTCGGGGCCGCGCTGCTGGCCGGCACGATGGCGCGAGGCCGCGCCGCCGCTGACATCCCCGCTCCCTCGCCCGAGGGGCTCGACCGCATCACCGCGTATTTCGACAACGAGGTCACGAGCGGCCGGCTACCGGGCGCCGTGATCCTGGTGCAGCAGCACGGCAAGCCGGTGTACCTCAAGACCTTCGGCGTGCGCGACACCAGGACCGGCCTGGCGATGACGTCGGACACGATCTTCGCCATCCACTCCATGACCAAGCCGATCACGTGCCTCGGCGCGATGATGCTGATCGACGAGGGCAAGCTCGCCCTCACCGACCCCGTGTCGAAATACGTGCCCCTCTTTGCCGATACCAAGGTGGGCATCGAGGTCACTGAGCCGGACGGCAAGCTGAAGCTCGATCTGGTGCCGCCGGTCCGTCCCGTCAACATCGAGGATCTGCTGCGGCACACCTCTGGGATCAGCTACGACTATATCGGCGGCAAATGGGTCGAGCAGGCCTACAAGGCCGCCAACATCTTCGAGGGTCAATTCAACAACAGGGAATTCGCCGACCGCATCGCCAGGCTGCCGCTGGCGCGCCAGCCGGGCACGCTGTGGCGCTACGGCCATTCCACCGACGTGCTCGGCGCCGTCCTCGAGATCATCTCGGGCCAGACTCTGTATGAGTTCCTCAAGCAGCGCATCCTCGATCCGCTCGGCATGACCAGCACCAAATTCGCGCTGGCGACGGAAGGCGAATTGGCGCGCATGGCGCGGCCGCTGCCGAACGATTTCATCCTGCTCGCCGGCGAGCGTGACCGTCTCGACCATCCCGAATGGCAGTCCGGCGGCGGCGGGCTGCTGTCGACCATCACCGACTATCAGCGCTTTGCGCAGATGCTGCTCAACGGCGGCGAGTTCGAGGGCAAGCGTTATCTGAGCCCTGCGGCCTTCAAGGCGATGACGACCGATCACATCGGGCCCGGCTCCGGCGTCGGACGCGACTATTTCTATTTTCCGGGCGACGGCTTCGGCTATGGCTACGGCCTTGCCGTGCGCACCGATCCCGGCAACGCGAAGCCGCCGCCGCCGGGCTCCCTTGGGGAGCTGAAATGGGACTCAGGCAGCGGCACCTATTTCGGCGTCGATCCCAAGCTCGACATGGTGTACCTCATGATGCAGCAGACGCAGAACGAGCGCAGCCGCATCACGCCCGCGTTCAAGGCGCTGGTCTACGACTGCTATCCGGAGGGGCTACGCCGCCCGTGA
- a CDS encoding nitroreductase encodes MPDAIELLKTRRSVKPREMTGPGPSAAELETILTIGARVPDHGKLAPWRFIVFEGDARQRAGEVIAKVFARKNPGAPAADVETERNRLTDAPLVIGIVSFTRPHPKVPAFEQELSAGASAMNIVTAATALGYGACWLTGWFSFDRDVLDGLGLKPDEKLAGFIHIGKPTRPSEDRPRPFLSEIVTRF; translated from the coding sequence GTGCCCGATGCCATCGAACTCCTGAAGACCCGCCGCTCGGTCAAGCCGCGCGAGATGACCGGGCCCGGCCCTTCGGCGGCCGAGCTCGAAACCATCCTCACCATCGGCGCACGCGTGCCCGATCATGGCAAGCTCGCACCCTGGCGCTTCATCGTCTTCGAGGGCGATGCGCGACAGCGCGCCGGCGAGGTGATTGCCAAGGTCTTCGCGCGGAAGAATCCCGGCGCGCCGGCGGCCGACGTCGAGACCGAGCGCAATCGCCTGACGGACGCGCCGCTGGTGATCGGCATCGTCAGCTTCACCAGGCCGCATCCGAAGGTGCCGGCGTTCGAGCAGGAATTGTCGGCGGGTGCCAGTGCCATGAACATCGTCACGGCCGCGACCGCGCTCGGCTACGGCGCCTGCTGGCTGACCGGCTGGTTCTCGTTCGACCGCGACGTGCTGGACGGACTCGGCCTCAAGCCGGACGAGAAGCTCGCCGGCTTCATCCATATCGGCAAGCCGACCAGGCCGAGCGAGGATCGTCCGCGACCGTTCCTTTCCGAAATCGTGACGCGATTTTAA